Sequence from the Lasioglossum baleicum chromosome 9, iyLasBale1, whole genome shotgun sequence genome:
CGTCTTTCTCTGGGAAAATCTTATTATTGTATGTATTtcagacaaatttttattcaagacAATCTTCAAATTCTTGAATCTCACTCTGCGATATACAATCTTGCATAATCTTCACTGTACATTAGTGTATGTTTCACAAATTTCGCGGTTGTTGGTCCCACAATAAACTTGAACATCTGAGAATTGTAGAACcggcaagaaaatgtttaaacatATCAGCAACAGTAGTTGCTCCAGAACggtattttccaacaactaaGAATGTTGTTATCCAAAAAAAAGTCGTTTATCGTTAGAACATCCAAACATATCAGATTCTTCTCTAATAAACTGGAGGACTATCTGATTAAATTTTCAGTGAAGTGGGGATAAgttggagtgggaacgcgtagtggagtagggagccctggcgcgcggagtggggatcgctgaacgcgatggcgtactaccgagcgccgcgcgacgaggtgtgacggctAATACTACAATTTGTTGTCCTGAACGAGCTACGttcaaagtttcaagtctctagctcatcggaaagtggtttaaaattcgattacaagatttgacgcatttgaaaacaacaacaacaacaacaactccaacgacaactcggcaagctaatataagcgtggtaattaataattaatacaaaTTGAATGACGGAACAGAGAAGACATCGTTCCTCTTCGAAAATCTTTACTTATCATCAAAGTCCGCAGTCCACTAATTATTAAGAAAGGTGGTTGATCGTTTCGATCAGTGAacggtttaattaattattttaatgaccGTCTCGAGACTCTTCGTGCATCTAGCAATTGCCCGGGCATTATCGTTGCGAAGCGGAAAGTTCGGGGTTCGCGAGTCGTCTCGGGCGTTGCTCTTTTGCCCCCCACCCCTCTTGTCTCCCTTCCCCCCATTAAATTCCATGAACTTTTTCCCTTTGAGAGCCGGCCAGCAAAGTACCGCCCGAGGTGCACGATGCCTTCGCAAGGCAAGGTATCCGTGACTCGACGATACACACAACAGTATTGCGAATCCGAGTGTACTGTGACTggagcgcgcgcgcgagcgcgtcACGGAAATTCCATTTCGTGCAAGTTCACCGGTTCGATTCGATCCGATGCGATCCGTGCCGACCCCCCGCTCCCTCGCCCGCTTATTCCTCGTATCGAGGGTTTCCGCGAACAAAGTCGCCAACCGATTAATCTTTCTAAACGGGATTACTCCCTCGGAGATAAAGGACCTCTTTGCAAAGAGACACCCACGACTTCTGTAACCCTCCTCCGCGACAGACAACGCATCCGCGACTGATTCAGAAAATTATAAACGTCTCAACCCCTTCCACGTCACTCGATTCATTTACGTGTTGGTAATGTAAAGTAAGTATGTACGTAAATCGTAGGTAATTGAGATTGTAGGTAAGGAAGCGAGTAAAGTACGGTAATGCCTCGATATATGTGAAAAATGTCAGACAGAAGTGTCGATTGGATTGTATTTATGAACTGTATGGTGTTTGGATTCGTTGTAAGCAGAAAAACGTCACGAATGGGTCGATGAAAGTatcataataaaaaaaagtattatcgataaattattattatcgatGTATCTACTTACACAGCTTATCTATCTACGTTCTGGGTGCGCCCCAGGGTTGCGAGGATCGTTTATCACGACTATAGTGCACATGCAGTCACCGAATAGCTTGCGAGAAGATTTACAACGAAATCGCGCAAGAATCGCGATACGTTAGCAGAAAATCGGAGCAGCGAGGCCTCTACAGGTGCTCGACAATGGTTCGCGTCGAGGAAATATCGAGAAAAGTCGTGGGGGTTTGTTCGGAGGGGCTCGAGGGGTTGGGAAGGCCGCAATTTGCAGGATTTTCGAGGGACGAACGATAGACGGGACGACGACAGCGGAGAATCAGAAGCGATTCGGAGTTATTGCCGGTGGATTGTAATTTCCGGACGGGAGGCGAGCGTTTAATGCGGCTGGGCCAGTTTGGCGGAGGGCGAAGGGTTTGGCGACATCGTTTTGCGAATGGGATAAGGAGCGGCTGACGCGGAACACAGCCATCGACCGCTTTTAATCAATCTTTATTTCGGCGAATATCCAATACAGCGCCGAGACGACCGTCTCGTTTCCAATTTGCAGCTGTGCCCGTTTATTAGCTGAGCCACGGCCGCATTCTCCACGATCGATTAACAGATCATCGGCGTTAATTAATTGTCCTCCGCCGACGTGCTCACAAAAGAATTCAGACGGAGAGAAGAAATTCTTCGTGTTTGTAAGACGCGTTCCATTTGTAAGTAATTGATAGAGGCCGCATTTAAAAATAATCGATGCGACACGATATGCGCGATGTATGCTGTACTCACACACGGTTTTCACTGTGATCAATAGTAATTTCATGTTGAACTGAAATCTCTGAGACACAATATTGGAAATTCATTAGTCACCTGTGAGATGAATGAAGTGTACATAAACGATTAATAAATTCAGGAGCCACGTTGTACGCCTAATGTATCGTTGCAATTATCCCAAATGCTTCAATCAAGTTCGAACACAATAAAATCATGTTTAATGTACAATGTAAACACAAAATTAAGTGTGCGTTGAATCAGTGTACGATTGCATTCATTACGAACAAATGGGCAACGTAATAAAACCGCTGGTCTATTATTCGGGGGCTCTAAGCCAGCGTCTGTCGCACGgccggtaaagtgttaattgctGTTAATCCCCGGCGTTGTACAGTTCATGCAACGTTGGCCTAAGTGATTGAAACGAAATAATCGGTAAATCGTCCGTTTGTTTCGCACCGTGTCGAATCCATACGAGCGCAGTGGTTGCGGTAAACGATTTATCCGACCGAGACCGCAGAGGATACATCGGCGGCgtctaaatatattttttcatttattatatcCGCGACCAACGCGGAACAATTGAAACGTAATCACAGTTTCGTACGAAGCGGTAAACGGTAATTTAACAGTGGTCGCATCTGCTCGTCACATTTATTATTTGTGTAAAAACTCGTGGACCCGCAGAAATCAATCGGTCGATGCGTAACAAATGATTGACGAGTTCCGGACTGCCATTAAAATTGCCGGGGAAATTGATACTTCCGGCAGTTCGTTAACACGTTAATTCGATCACAACTGAATCGCTAAAAAAGCTGTACGAAATTGAAACTGTTCAGCGAAGCAGATCAAATTTATCGTagcttcaaataaaatattattatatagtaAATCATATATAGAggagtaaaatatatatagacgCACCACTATAAAGACTGCATTTCAATTTATACTATAGATTTTACTAAATATTTTGCGAATCGAGTCAGTTGTTCGGATAAGCGAGCGAGAAACCGCTGTAATCGCAGTTAATGCGGAAAATGCATAAGCGGGCACGCGTCAGACGGATTGTTTGCGATGTTCGTGTTAATGCTCCTGCGGTCGTGTGCCGGACGTTGCGGTATCGAGCGGGAGTTATTTTTTGTTATCTTCACCGTGAACGGTCGGCTTCAGCGCGTATTAACTGGACCAAATCATTCCGGTCTCTTACCTGTGCCGATACCGGAGGCATAAAAATAGTGGAAACTTTCAAGAAAATCAATTCGTCCACCTaccgcgttctctctctctcccctgaaTAAATTTGTGAGGCAACGGGCGATCGATCGTGTTCACAGCTATTTTCTAAATACGTCCTGCCTGTTTAATAATCGTTACGTAACACGCGGAATAGTATTAATTAAACGCCATTCCTTCTCTCGTTCAGAATGCTCTGTAATCCACCTTCTGATGgtataaaaaattaacaaacgAGTTGTGTGGTTCATTTTTAttcgtatatatatgtataaatatacatgCAGCAGTCATGAAAGAGTCGAATTCGTGTAATACGTTTTCGCATAGAGATATTTTATGTACACATAGAGAAGGTTGGAATCGCGCGACGGCTTTGCTGGTGAATCAAGTTGTCGAACTTGCTCGGAACCTGTTCAACGCAGGCTCGTTCTGTGTGTTGCGAGGTCTCACACCGGGGACTGCTACAAGAAGAAATATTCAATCGCCCGCACGAACGGATCTCTAACAATATATTCAAAGCGTCTAAATTCATTTCCGTGTTTTTGCCGAGGCGACGAGCGCCTCCGTGCAAACcataaatatacaaaaattcatgtttcccctcaatttctctttctctcactcgctTTCAAAGTTGTCAACCGGATCTAGGAGGTAACAAGAGCGTAGAAACTCGGTTGCTGAGCTTCGAACCACCTGGTTACACTGCAAACATCCTCGTTCAAGCACCCGGTCGCCCGATGAGCGACCAGATACCCGAAGTACACGGTCGATACGTTTCTCGGTATTACACTAGCAACAGTAGGAAATacaatattgttattaataatagcGGTAAATTCATCGTGCGTGGTAACGGAACAGTATGTTATATGAAATGGTCGTCGAGATCAATAATCTTGTACGGAGTCATAGTTGTTGTAGGGAGGGGGATCGGGACGACCTTCCGGGATCCTGTACTTCTCCTCCACTTCCTGCTCGTTGTCGTCCTCGTATTTTACAGCTGTGAAGTAGGACCCGGACGATTGGAAGGTGTTGCTGTAGTCAGGATAATCTGCAAAGTATCAATTAAACGCCCGTCAGTTCAAGCCCATTCAAAACTGCTTCCTATTTCTCCGCCAAACCAAATAATGCATGGAAAAAATTCCTAAAGATGGGCTTCTACTTCAGGGAGATACGTACCATCCAAAGGCTCTTCCTTGATTCGAATCTCTTTCGTATCCTCGTCTTGACGATCGCCCCGATCTTTCCTGTCTCTGCGTTCACGATCACGATCGCGTTTGTCCCTCTTGCGATCCCTGTCGCGATCGCGTTCGTTGCTTCTGGAACGCCTCCTCTTGCGATCACGATCGCGATCCCGTTCTCTTCTATCGCGCGGTCGCTCGTCTCTCTGTATCTCCTCGATATCAGGATCGGGCAGACGATCGCGGCTTCGCCTGCGTTTCCGGTCGCGCGACCTGCTCCTCGATCTTCGTTTCCGGTCGCGCGACCTTCTGCGCTCTCTGTCCAAACGATCGCGATCTCTGCAGAAAGATTTACGGTCAAAGAGTTAAGATGTTCAACTTAGGTGGGACTCCTTATATAATGTAAGGCAGGGCTCGGAATTACTTGCTCGCGACGACAGATTTTCGAAGGCAACGCCCCCTCGACctggccgcgcgtctcgctccccgtggcggtcaTAGTTCTCTCGAGGAACTCTAAACtagggccgccacggggagcgagacgcgcggtcgggtcgagggggcgtagccttcgaaaatcgGCTGTCGCGAGTAATTCTGAGCCCTGATGCAAGGGCATAAGGACTTGCCTGTCTCTATCGAGGCGTCCAGTATTCTCCCTCTCCCGTTCCAAACGATACCGTTCCCGTTCCCTCTCGTTATCTTCGCGTCCAGAGTGTTTGATGTTGACATCAGGTCCGCCTCTTCTGGTGCCACCAAGGCCACCGCCCAGCCTCCGCGGTAGCCAGCCCTTCACGGTTCTAGCTCTCTCGACGTCGACCAACACTCTGCGACCATCTATTTTCTTACCATCCGCATGCTTATAAACAGCTAAAAGTACCGATACAGAATTACCAATTGATCGGCCCGTCGAGCAGCTCTATTTAAAATACACTATCTTGGGACTTCTACCATcccagggaaacaaattttagGTGGCGGAAAAGATCTactctttccttttcctttTACTTTCTTTTTGGTCATCGAAGAGAAACTTCTCTTCTCTCTACAACTCTCGACGAAACGTCGCATGAGAATGAGAGCCAATTTGTGCGAAAAGCATTGTTCAttagtttttcctttttttgttTTCACTATGCAATTTCAAATGACCGCGCGTCCGCAAAAAAACGACAGAACATCGAGGAACGTCCCGACGAAGCCTACGCACGAATCACACTTTGCCGATTAtgcttttgtttttcttttttctttttctaaattCGATCGTCGATGAGAATATCCGATTTTTATCCCGCGGAGATGATTAGGGTTGTCGGCACATGTTATTCCTGGTTTTAACGACGCGTGTTATTCGATATAGTCACAGTTGAAGTTCCGGAGCCGGGTCTCGTCCAGAGGAAGGCTTTCTTCAAGGAAAATTTCACGAAAGTTCACCGAAAGAGAAGATTCGAACACGATGAGGATCGTTTTTGTTCTAGGTCTCTACGGATTTGGCGAAAGCAACGTGGCCGATAGAGATCGTTGTTTCACcggtgtatatatataatatgaatatataCATAACAGCTCTCACAATAGTGTAGAAATCACACTCGCGGCCCATGTACGGAActcttttttgtttttcttgGTACCTTAAATCTACAAGTGTTGATGATAAAGATTCAAAAAAAGTATAGCAGATACAAAAATACCTACCGCGGCTACTTACGTACGGAATTGTTAACACAAATCTTAGAGGTACGTTTAATTCGTGAAATGAACTCGTAAGAGAGACTCGCGAGCATAGAGTAGGCCAGCGCGTATAATTCATTGGGAAGGTGCCCATATGCACAGTCTTCATATGTTCGTTCAATGTCTCCGAAGAAGTTTTACTTTTCATTTACCTGGTGCGCTTTTCATTCATGTTTTTACTTACGACCAAACCGTGTGTTGCGCAAGCATACATacataagtatatgtatatatatctaaATATATAGTTTACTTTCTTTCGATACTTTACTCTAgttcattaaattaataataaacgcAACGTTCGCGAGGACAGCTGACCGAGTGTCGCGCCCTGACTTTCTCGAACTTCATCGACCGATCGCAGCACCATACCAGCACGACATTTTGCAGGCTAATAGCTAATAGTTCACAAGATATTAACGTCTCACTAATTCTAAAACAAGCTTCATCATTCTCTACCAGACAATGCCATAACACATGATAGAACTGTCCTACTCGGAGTAACTTGTCTAACAAGTATCCTGCTTTAAATAATTTCACAAAAATTCGCCAATTTATAACAGTTTGTATCGAGCTCCCCCCTTACGAGCCCTTAGCATCGAGTGCCAGCCGCCAAATACTGAAACGTTCTCTATACGAAGCTCATTCCACCCTAACGTCGCGTTCTAGTGGTCTGAGTGTTCCTATCCCCACCAACTATACACAACCAGCCAATAAGGGCAACGGTAGAATAGCTTCCAATGTTCCCGAGCGTCTCGTGAGATGTTAAAGAACGATTACCAAATATAAAAATCACCCTACCTTATTTGAGATCGAAACAACGATAGAGATAGCATGAACAACTCAAAAGAATGAATACACAGATGATAAAAAAAATGCAACGACGCAATTCTTCTCGTTAACGTCTCGCAAACTGTTAGCCACTGGCCCCAAAAATGGGTGGCGAAGGTATCAGATTTGCGAAGGACCACGATCCGACGAAGGCTCACCGAAAAGCGAGCGCAACACTCGGGGAGCTTTCTTCGTGAGACGAGTTTCCTTCGACTAACAGTTCTCTTTCTGTCTTTGTTACTTTTCTAATCttattttcttttctgtttcatCTTACACGGGGAACTTCGTTTAAACGGCAAGAAAGTGTAGCGTTCTTTTTCTTGgccatttttgcgaatttttttttgttttggaaAAATCTCGCGCCGATAAGATTTTGCGTGCACACAGTACTGTCCCAGGTGCTGACCTCCGGACAAATTAGTATTCTATATCGAAATTGATATGTTCGAGGACTTGAATGATTGGATGAGCCACCGAGTAAGATGAGAGACTAGCTAAACGTTCAGTAAAACGAAAACAACGACGAAATAAGATGCTCGAGAAATAATAATCGATTAGATTTGACGCATGCATTTTGTTGGTACTAGACCTAACGAGAACACATTCGTTCTTTGCTTTTGCTTTGCTCTTTCATTTTTCTAGAGTTCTCGCACACCGTGCCCCACATTCGCTCAGCATTCTAGGCGAATAGAAGTTCATCCTAGGAATACAGAATCATTATTCTCCCATTAttccaaaaaaagaaaaaaataataaaaaaagtatGGAGTACAGGTGCTACAACCAAGACGTGCTCTATAGAGTATTATACTGTGTTAACCCAGTGGTGTGTGTACAGTTGTTAATGTTGTTTTCGACTGTAGTATCAACAGAGAAATACGGTTATCATTTTTGTCGTTTGCTCTCGAGGAACGGTCAGAATGAATACTCCTACGTGTAACTTGATTACGATGTTTGGTAGTCTACCTTTCGAATTACAGGCGCAAAATGCTAACTGCTTGCAGAGCGTGTCCCTGAACCTTTCTCCTAAAAAAGCCCACCGATCAATTTCAATGTAGAATGCTAACTTTCGTCTACTTTTCTTTTCCATTTGCGAAACCGTGTTTTTGTTCAaacttaaaaaaagaaattttcagcCCAAAGAAATTCTCTGCGAAAACCCGGGGAGAAAATAGACGACTTTTCAGGACGCTTTAAGAGCGCggccattttttcatttttgtttgcTATCGGACGTTATCTTACCCCAGACAGGGGTTCGTAAAATCTCGAACCGCAAGTTTTCAACAAAATCAGACAAGATAAATAGGGTAAGCATAGACGCTAACAAACTTTGTTGTATGTTGGATCTTACCACACATACAAACCTATCATATCAGGCAGGTTCAGGGATTTTGCATGGAATAGTGAACGGCACTAGTTGCCGGCAGCGGCCACCACGCTGTACCAAGAACAAGATAAAAACTGCATTAATCAAGACAGCCAATATTTCGTTTTTCAGTTGATTCGTTTACCATATATGCATTTACAGAATGGTAATCCTGCATGGATGTATGGCGGGGCCCCCCCCGTACCGTCTGGTTtagtaccaatgaaaataggtaGCCTAACTATAGCCCTGCCCCACTATATCTAGCTGGAAGTGACGCTAAGTAAGGTGATATTCCAGACTATGGACTCACTGAGGTTCTCAACAGGGGATTATGTTTCTCGAGCTTTACTTACAGCGCATATCTCTTTCGTGCTCATACTCAATGAAAGCATATCCTCTAGGCTTGCCATTTATTGTATTGTGAATTACCACTATCTGTAAACAAACAGTCAACAAAAGTCCGATTAATACATCTGCATAAAATCTCAAGACAAAACTGTCTACCATTGTTTCTTGTTCCATTACCTTTTTTACTGGACCGTATACTTCGAACTCTCTCCTCAGTTTGGATTCTGATGTATCATAGTTCTGCAAAGAAAATGTATTGGTCGGTATGTCTGTGGTATGTAGACCAACTGAGATGCATCGAATCCTATCGATGTACAATAATACTTACTATCCGTGCTACAAAAAGCGTCTTGAAAGGATCCGCAGTTACATTTGGAATGCCAGCAGGATCCCAGACTGCAATCTCCTGTTCGAGTTTGTACGCCACTTGCTCAGCACGTTCCCGTCTTCTTCGTTCCAGCCGTTCCTCTCTGGTCTCCACGCGGATTGGTGGTGGTGTGTCTTTGGGATCCTAAATCAAACAAAACCAAATATCGCTCAGCAATAGAAAACATCTGGAAACATCCTAGTGGGATACTAAGTTAGATGAACCACATTTGTATCAGGTATGGAAAAATCGTAGAAAATTCCCTCAAGGCCCCCTGTAGCATGTCTTTAGGATTCCGTTTATGGAAAAGCCGGTGGAAAAATTGCGGAAAGCCTCGTTCAAAATTCCTTGTGCGTTTCGATTGAAGTTACGTTTTCGAGGATACGATCGAAGGGGAATTGCGTGTCTTTGGGATTCTGCGCTAGATGAACCATATTTCCATCAGTTATGGAAAAACCGGTGGAAAAATTCCGGAAAGCCTCGCTCAAAATTCCCGGTGTGGTTTAATCGAAGTTACGTTTTCGAGGAGGATAAGATCGAAGGGGAATTACGTGGTGAGTTACCTCGAAGTATTTGAGGAATGCTCCAACGCCGATATAGCCTCCATTCTTCTTCTCGTGCGGGAGCTTGCTAACGGGTGGCAAATACGGTATGGGGTCCCGTGGAGCGAACAAAGCCAACAGATTCGGCGGCAGGAACTGCGTCATTTTCTCAGGTACAGGGCAAACGCGATGCTTCGGCTTTTAGTTGAGAAATCTCGAGGCACGCAACATCTTCATGTTCTAAACACCAGTACAAAATGGCGACGGTATCGTCAACAGTCTCCGATCACGAAGTCTCTAGACGCGCTTCTCCATCCGCGAAACGCGTCTCGCCAGGTGGCAGCACTAGCGAGCCACGAACCGTGCAAACGTATAGATAGTACTATCAATTATTTTTGATGATCACAGCTGACCAATTTTGGCGGCAGTTATTGACGGTTACTCACGGTTACTCCAAATCAGTCAAATTCATTGATGACGGCTGCGATCCGCGTAGATCTGATTCCTTTACCGCCGACGCGATACCTCGTCTGTGCTTTTACTTGATAAGTATTCCAAAAGTTCTTCTTTTGTTATCAGTGAGTAGTGAACTATCAAATTTATTGTTGCAAGTGTCGTGTAAGTGTAATAAATGAAGGAGCAACCATCCGTGGCAGCAACCGCAGATTTTCATTGG
This genomic interval carries:
- the Snrnp-u1-70k gene encoding LOW QUALITY PROTEIN: small ribonucleoprotein particle U1 subunit 70K (The sequence of the model RefSeq protein was modified relative to this genomic sequence to represent the inferred CDS: inserted 1 base in 1 codon), with product MTQFLPPNLLALFAPRDPIPYLPPVSKLPHEKKNGGYIGVGAFLKYFEDPKDTPPPIRVETREERLERRRRERAEQVAYKLEQEIAVWDPAGIPNVTADPFKTLFVARINYDTSESKLRREFEVYGPVKKIVVIHNTINGKPRGYAFIEYEHERDMRSWWPLPATSAVHYSMQXSLNLPDMIAVYKHADGKKIDGRRVLVDVERARTVKGWLPRRLGGGLGGTRRGGPDVNIKHSGREDNERERERYRLERERENTGRLDRDRDRDRLDRERRRSRDRKRRSRSRSRDRKRRRSRDRLPDPDIEEIQRDERPRDRRERDRDRDRKRRRSRSNERDRDRDRKRDKRDRDRERRDRKDRGDRQDEDTKEIRIKEEPLDDYPDYSNTFQSSGSYFTAVKYEDDNEQEVEEKYRIPEGRPDPPPYNNYDSVQDY